The segment TGCGTGCGAAACTCCGAACCGGATGCGTCCTTCATGATGATGCCGTCAGCAAGATCGGTTCCCATATCGTGCAAGAGCAGATCGGAGTAGCACGGGACAGGTCCGCGAGGACCATTGAGCCGGGGGACGTGACAATCCGAGCAGCGAGCACTGTGAAAGAGTTGTCGCCCATGATTGGTTTGCGGAGTGGGGGGATCAAAGGCCGGCGCAGCGAGCATCATCGAGAAGCTGATGAGGTCGAACAGGTCCTGCCCCGACATCTCCGGGTCGGGCACGCCATCGTTATCGAAGTTGGGACCATCGACCGCCGCAGCCTGCTCGTGCGGTCCGTTCTTCACGCCGGCCGGCAGAATGACTCGACTCACGTCGATCAGCTTCTTGCGGGCCGAACTATCGACCGGCAGCATCGCCCGTTGCTCGTTGGTCAGAGGATTCGTGGTGATGCCCAGATGATTAAACAGGGGCCCGCGGATGAAGCCTTCGATGGAAACCGTCTGCGACTTTCGCCCGAAGCGGCCGACGAATCCGCGATCGAAGTTCGCCCGGCCGCTGATGCCGTCGCCGTTGGCGTCGTTGGGGTCGGCGCGGGACAGGAGTTCCTCGTCGCTCAATTCGGCGAGCAACCCCATGCCGAACATGGGGATCGGGTTGCGCTGCGCAAAGACGCTCGCCGTCGCCGGCACCACGGGACGAGCTGGTAGCGTCGGATCGTGATTGAACATTCGGATCACGCCGCCGGCGGCGCCCTGCGACTCGGAGAACTCAAACGTCCCGGCGCCCGTGACCCGACCGGCCAGGAAGAAGTTGCGATAGAGTCCCGCGCTGCCTCCGGGCGTCGGCCGCTCGTGACAGGCGCCGCAAAAGGTCACGTTGAACGCTGGTCCCAGTCCATCGACGATGCCGAAACGCTGGTTGATCACCAGTTTGCCGCGATTAAAAGTCGCCAGTTGGTCAGGTGTGAGCGATGGCATCGGGTCGCCGAGGTTGCCGGTGATCCCGGCGGCGATCGGTCCGTCATCGGTGACGAAGAGATCCAGAAGTGGGAAGAGAAAGCAGCCGGAAGCGCCAATGACAATCAGCGCCGCCGCAGACAGCGATATGCCATGTTTCGTCTTCATAGAATGACTCCAATTACCGCCACAAACGGCAAAAGCCAGAACGACCCGAGGTTCGTGGGACTCTTGATCGCCACTTTGAGCAAGGTGAGCCTTTCAACCCTGGAACGAACTCTAGACAACCTGCGATCCGGCTCGGCGGCCGGCCGATCCAAGTGCCCTGAAAGATTAAACCGGGCGCCAGCGCATGACAAGGAGTGAGGTGGCGAATGGAAAAGCGGAGTGCACCGCCGATTTCATCACCGAGGCGGAAGTGGGCGATCTAAGTGCCGAGTGGATGCCGAGTGCTCGGGCGATCGACTATTTGACTTTTGCGTCTGTGGATTTGCGCGAACTCTTGGGCGCACGCTCGATGGCGAACAGATGCTTCTCGCCGCGGACGAACAAGATGCCGTCGGAGATGGCGGGGGTCGCCATGCACGGTTCGCCGAGCGAGCACTTGCGATAGAGCTTGAAGTTCTTCCCGGCCCGGACGACGTAGATGTCGCCGTCTTCGCAGGTGTAGTAGATTTTCTTGTCGGCGGCGACGGCGGAGGCGGTGAAACCGGCGAGCCCCTTGCCGACGCGCTTGCGATAGACCTTTGCGCCGGTCTTTGCGTCGTAGCATGTCAGGACGCCGTTATCGAGACAGCTATAGAGATAGTCGCCGTAGATCAACGGCGTCTGCATGTAATTGCCCATACGCGGACCCCACCATGCAACGTCCTTGTGGGTGTCCTCGCTCGACTGCAACTTGATCTGGCCCTCGGCGGACGGCTTGATCGCGTAGATCGGGGCCATCATGCCGTGGGCGTTGGTGATATAGACGAGATCGTGACCGATCACCGGTGTGGGCACGGGGATGTCACCGCCGCCTGCCAGTTTCCAGATTTCCTTGCCGGTGGAGAACTCGTAGCCGCCGATGTGCTTGTAGCCATTGCAGACGACTTGCAGGCCGCCGGTGGTCTGGAATATCGCGGGCGAGCTCCATGTCGGCACTTCATCGCGCGGCGTCTTCCAGACTTCTTTGCCGGTCTTTACGTTCAGCGCCGTGACAAACGACCCTTCCTGCACGTCGCACTGGAGAATGACGTAACCATCGTGAATGATCGGAGAGCTGCCGAAACCCCACTGCGCGTCCTTCACGACGTAGTAGCCGGAGTCCAGGACGCCGAAGTCCTTCTTCCAGAGCAGCTTGCCCTTCATGTCGTAGCAGTAGAGCCCTTCGCTGCCAAACATGGCGACGACGTGCTTGCCATCGGTCGCGGGGGTGCTGTTGGCGTGGCTGGCCTTGGTATGCCGCTTGATCTTCGGGACGCCCTCGCAGGCGACTTCGTCCCATTCGATCTTGCCGGTCTTCTTGTTCAGACAGATGACATGCCAACTGTACTGCGAGTCGTCTTCAACAGGCTTGATGTCGCCGTAGAGGCCGACTTTGAGCGGTTGATCGCCTTCCTTGCGGACGGCCGTTGTGAGAAAGACCTGATCTTCCCAGATGATGGGGCTCGACAGGCCGAGGCCGGGAATCTCGGTCTTCCATTTGATGCCTTTGCCGGACTCGGCGTCCCACTTCAGGGCGGTCCTGAATCCCTCGGCGATGCCTGAGGCAGCGGGGCCACGGAATGAGGGCCAGTTAGTGGTCTTTGATTCATCCGTCGCAAGGCTGGCCTGCATTGGCAGGAATAGTGCGAGTGCGGCCATGCGGATCAGGCTGCTGGTCATTTTGATATTCATGTGGTCTGCCCGATTGGGGTCTCGAATGGATGTTCGCCATTGGCGAGTGAACAAAGGTCGTCCAGAGCACAACGGAAGGTGCGGCGGATTCTTTCATTCTTACAAATCTCGAACAATTGCCGCCGTCGTCTCGCCACCGTCGTATTTTTCTCCTTCAACCGGCGATTTTCATGATCATTCCGCTGACGCGGCCGATGCCCTTGGGGCCGACCTTCATGAGCAGATCGACCATGGCGCCGACGGCTTCGAGAAACTTGTCCATGTCGTCGAGGCGCTTGAGGTAGGTTTTTGATTCTTCGTTCTTCGGCTTCTTGCCGCCGGCGTCGGCCGTGACCATCTCGCGGCATTTTTGCAGGGTCTCCAGGATCGGCTCGACTTCGCGGCGGCGGCGCTGGCGGACGATGGTCTCGAAGAGCTGCCAGACGTCGGTTAGGGCGGTGAAGTACTCCTTGCGGTCGCCGCGGATGTGGACGCGGTGGATGAGGCCCCAGTCGACGAGGGAGCGAAGATTCATGGAGGCGTTGCCGCGCGAGACCCGGAGACGCTCCATGACGTCGTCGGTGCAGATCGGCTCGGTGGAGACGAAGCACAGGGCATGAATCTCGGCCATGGTGCGGTTGATGCCCCAGTAGTTGGCCATCTCGCCCCAGCGGCGGATGAAGAGGGCCTTGGAGGCGTCGAGGGCGGGGTTGGCAGGGGGTGGAGGGGATTCGGTTCGGGGTTGAACGGCCATCAGAAAGCTCCTGAAAGCACCGGCAATGCCGGAAGTTTCAAATTCCTCTGAAAGTAGTATAGACTCAGAATCTCCACGCAGCAACTCGTTCCATGCATACTCAACTGTATTTGCGGACTCGCAAGCGACCCGACATTGACATGCTATTCACACCTTATTAGCATATATTTAGATGTCGATGGACATCCCGGAGGTACTATCTCATGGTTCGCCTCGATCATATTTGCTCCTTTACCGAGTTTCAGCGAAATGCGCGCGAGCACATTCAGCGCCTGAAAGCTTCGGGTCTTCCGCAGGTGCTGACCGTCAACGGCGCGGCGGAAGTTGTTGTTCAGGACGCCGCCGCTTATCAGGAACTGCTCGACGCGCTTGACCGCGCCGAAGCCGTTGAAGGCGTCCGCC is part of the Planctomycetia bacterium genome and harbors:
- a CDS encoding transcriptional regulator; the protein is MAVQPRTESPPPPANPALDASKALFIRRWGEMANYWGINRTMAEIHALCFVSTEPICTDDVMERLRVSRGNASMNLRSLVDWGLIHRVHIRGDRKEYFTALTDVWQLFETIVRQRRRREVEPILETLQKCREMVTADAGGKKPKNEESKTYLKRLDDMDKFLEAVGAMVDLLMKVGPKGIGRVSGMIMKIAG
- a CDS encoding type II toxin-antitoxin system Phd/YefM family antitoxin, whose protein sequence is MVRLDHICSFTEFQRNAREHIQRLKASGLPQVLTVNGAAEVVVQDAAAYQELLDALDRAEAVEGVRRGLESMRQGKGRPAGQAFAEIRKQKRGESDS
- a CDS encoding PQQ-binding-like beta-propeller repeat protein, with translation MTSSLIRMAALALFLPMQASLATDESKTTNWPSFRGPAASGIAEGFRTALKWDAESGKGIKWKTEIPGLGLSSPIIWEDQVFLTTAVRKEGDQPLKVGLYGDIKPVEDDSQYSWHVICLNKKTGKIEWDEVACEGVPKIKRHTKASHANSTPATDGKHVVAMFGSEGLYCYDMKGKLLWKKDFGVLDSGYYVVKDAQWGFGSSPIIHDGYVILQCDVQEGSFVTALNVKTGKEVWKTPRDEVPTWSSPAIFQTTGGLQVVCNGYKHIGGYEFSTGKEIWKLAGGGDIPVPTPVIGHDLVYITNAHGMMAPIYAIKPSAEGQIKLQSSEDTHKDVAWWGPRMGNYMQTPLIYGDYLYSCLDNGVLTCYDAKTGAKVYRKRVGKGLAGFTASAVAADKKIYYTCEDGDIYVVRAGKNFKLYRKCSLGEPCMATPAISDGILFVRGEKHLFAIERAPKSSRKSTDAKVK